From the Leptospira biflexa serovar Patoc strain 'Patoc 1 (Paris)' genome, one window contains:
- a CDS encoding S1C family serine protease — protein sequence MTEKKTNPLRYIAVAFSFLLLGTFLSPILTCGNSSENPLQLKADGGEKLSPAQTQAVALEDAFQEVFDKVSPSVVSIATEGTVNVPLHPFEYFFGNPQNQRKGSRQQKLSGLGSGIVLNEDGYVMTNHHVVQNMDKFTVKLKNKSEYEAKLIGSDPTADIALLKISAPKGTLVPSLIGDSSKVRVGNWAIAIGAPLGLEQSFTVGVVSAIQRGGLDKSGLAYIQTDAAINQGNSGGPLLNIRGEVIGINRMIVSQSGGSDGIGFAIPINEARRVVEELKLNGVVARAWIGAGVDYITERDIAQFGLKNNQGAIVHQIYKGSPANKAGLQLMDVIIEFDGKPVRTPDELVGMIVNSKIGKRVELKIIRNKNEILTSITPEKKPN from the coding sequence ATGACTGAGAAAAAAACGAATCCTTTACGATACATTGCCGTCGCGTTTAGCTTTTTATTACTCGGGACATTTTTGTCTCCCATCTTAACATGCGGAAATTCTTCTGAAAACCCATTGCAACTCAAGGCAGATGGTGGCGAAAAATTATCACCAGCCCAAACCCAAGCCGTTGCCTTAGAAGATGCCTTCCAAGAAGTTTTTGATAAAGTTTCCCCAAGTGTTGTTTCGATTGCCACGGAAGGAACGGTGAATGTGCCCTTACACCCGTTTGAGTATTTTTTTGGGAATCCCCAAAACCAAAGAAAAGGGTCTCGCCAACAAAAACTTTCAGGGCTTGGTTCAGGCATCGTCCTCAATGAAGATGGTTACGTTATGACAAACCACCATGTTGTCCAAAACATGGATAAGTTTACGGTGAAGTTAAAAAACAAAAGTGAATACGAAGCAAAACTCATTGGTTCGGATCCCACTGCCGACATTGCCTTATTAAAAATCAGCGCTCCCAAAGGAACACTTGTGCCCAGTTTGATTGGCGACTCGAGTAAAGTCAGAGTGGGGAATTGGGCGATCGCCATTGGTGCGCCCCTTGGCCTCGAACAATCGTTTACTGTAGGAGTGGTATCGGCCATCCAAAGGGGGGGGCTTGATAAATCAGGTCTTGCCTACATCCAAACGGATGCTGCCATCAACCAAGGGAATAGTGGAGGGCCACTCCTCAATATCCGAGGCGAAGTGATTGGGATCAACCGAATGATTGTGAGCCAATCTGGTGGGTCTGATGGAATTGGTTTTGCCATTCCGATCAATGAAGCTCGTCGTGTTGTGGAAGAATTGAAGTTGAATGGAGTTGTCGCACGTGCATGGATTGGAGCTGGGGTAGATTATATTACGGAACGTGACATCGCACAATTTGGTTTGAAAAACAACCAAGGGGCCATTGTCCACCAAATCTACAAGGGATCGCCTGCCAACAAAGCGGGATTACAACTGATGGATGTGATCATTGAATTTGATGGCAAACCAGTGCGCACTCCAGATGAGCTCGTGGGAATGATTGTGAATTCCAAAATTGGCAAACGAGTCGAACTAAAAATCATCCGAAATAAAAATGAAATCTTGACGTCCATCACTCCAGAGAAGAAACCCAATTGA
- the ruvB gene encoding Holliday junction branch migration DNA helicase RuvB, protein MQAGEEEPNLRPTKLSEFIGQKEVLANLSVYVEAARKRKSPLDHVLISGPPGLGKTTLANIIANELAVAFTPTSAPAISKGADLVRFLTLLKTNEVLFIDEIHGFIKKQEELLYPAMENFFVDLVVGEGVTANALQIQLQPFTLVGATTRSGLVSDPLKSRFGIHLKLDFYTDEEMQIIVDRSAKLLGVELGQGVAMEVGKRSRKTPRIANHLLKRVRDFAEVNNETSVSLKTCRYAFDRMGVDHLGLDAVDRQILDILISRYGGGPVGIKPIAVVLGEEERTIEDTYEPFLVRVGLIDRTPQGRVATKKAYEHLGLPYIGNTGENRENGPTLF, encoded by the coding sequence ATGCAAGCGGGCGAAGAAGAACCAAACCTTCGCCCCACAAAACTGTCTGAGTTCATTGGACAAAAAGAGGTCTTAGCCAATCTATCGGTGTATGTCGAGGCGGCTCGGAAACGAAAGAGCCCTCTTGACCACGTGCTCATTTCAGGCCCACCGGGCCTTGGAAAAACCACTCTCGCCAATATCATCGCCAACGAACTGGCCGTTGCCTTCACTCCTACATCAGCTCCCGCCATTTCCAAGGGAGCCGATTTGGTACGGTTTCTCACTCTACTCAAAACCAACGAAGTCCTCTTCATCGATGAAATCCATGGTTTCATCAAAAAACAGGAAGAACTGTTATACCCAGCCATGGAGAATTTTTTTGTGGATCTCGTTGTGGGAGAAGGTGTCACCGCAAACGCATTACAAATCCAACTCCAACCCTTCACCTTAGTCGGTGCCACCACAAGGTCAGGTCTTGTGAGTGATCCACTCAAATCTCGATTTGGCATCCATCTCAAGTTGGATTTTTATACGGATGAAGAGATGCAAATCATCGTGGACCGATCGGCAAAACTTCTGGGAGTGGAACTCGGGCAAGGTGTGGCTATGGAAGTTGGCAAACGAAGTCGCAAAACGCCAAGGATTGCCAACCACTTACTCAAACGGGTGCGTGATTTTGCGGAGGTAAATAACGAAACCTCTGTGAGTTTAAAGACTTGTCGTTATGCCTTTGACCGCATGGGAGTCGACCATCTGGGCCTTGATGCCGTGGACCGCCAAATTTTAGATATCCTCATCTCTCGATATGGTGGAGGGCCTGTGGGGATCAAACCGATTGCCGTTGTACTTGGTGAGGAAGAACGCACCATTGAAGACACCTACGAACCTTTCCTTGTTCGGGTAGGGCTCATTGACCGCACTCCGCAAGGCCGAGTGGCTACGAAAAAGGCTTACGAACATTTAGGACTTCCGTACATTGGAAATACGGGAGAAAATCGTGAAAATGGCCCCACTCTCTTTTGA